From the Pseudomonadota bacterium genome, the window GGTAAGGGCCCGCGGGCCCTAATCACGAGGCCGGCCCGAATATCGAGGTCAACGAACCGACCGAAATGCCGCTGCCGGACCACTACAAGGCCGGCTCTGTTTTGTTTGCGACCATCCTGGCCCAACCTGCGGCCCCGATCTGGCGAATGCGCCGGGCTGGGCGCTTGTCGGCGGGCGTGGATGGGGTAGCGGAGCGGCGAGCGCGCGTGTAGGTTGCGGCTGAATACAAGCACTCCCTGGGAAACGATCCCAAGGTCGGCACGCGTGATAGAGATTGAAGGAGAAGCATTCATGGATCGAAACCTGCTCAGTGCGTCCCTTTTGATGACGCTCGGCTTCAGCGTGGCCTGCGGCGGCGGCGACAGCCCCACGGGCGGCCCCGGCCTACCCGGTGGCCCCGGCCTACCCGGCGGCGGCGCTCCCGCGGACCCTTGCGCAACGCCCCTCACAGCTCCCCCGCCCTACAGAGGCGATCCCGAGCACGCATTCCTGACCGGCTGCATGACGGTCAGCCCCGAGGCAGCCGCGACGGCACGCGTGCCCGGCGAGATCCTGCCCGGTCGCAAGGCGTTGTCGGTCGAGCTCGCGGGCAACACCATCGACGACATCTGCCAGCTCGAATACCTCTGCGACGACAAGATGAATCCGCTCACCTGCGTGTTGGACGAAATCGAGGTGGACACCGATCTCTTCTACGACGGTCAACTGCACGGTGGTCAAGTCGAGGTCAAGCACACCGATTTCACTATTCACCAGGCCCAGCTGCCCATGACGTACATGGTCGCACCGGATGGCCCCGGGGCTTTCGCCTCACCGAACCTGGTTAGCCTCGACGGGGAGCTGAAGAACGGCTTCCGCGGCGCGCTCAATTTTCACACGGTCTTCGAGGAAAAGGCCATGAGCGGCATCGTGACGCTCCACATGTTCACCGGCATGAAGGACCCGAAAGGGATCGTTCGGGAGGGGCCGGACGTGTGGGTCGGGTTCAATTTCCTGGTCCAATTCCCCGGGGGTACGGGGGATTGGCTTGCGGGCTCGCTGAGCTCACCCTGCACGCGCATACCAAGCTGCAAGAACCGCAACAGGCTCGGCCCGAACGACAGATCCATCGACTGCCCGTTTTGAGGGCCCCTTCGGCACCGGGCTACCACTGCCGGCCGCCGGGAGGGTCTTGTCGCAGGGATCGCAGTCGGTGTCATAGGATCGGCCCTAAGTCGAGCTCGTCCGGCTCGACGCGGCGACCCATGGCATCGAAGGCCCAGGTTCGATCGCCGCGGCGCACGATCACAGCCACGAGCTCGAGCGAAGCGTGGGCCCATGGCATGCCCGCGATCACGCTGCAGCACGTGCGCACGCGTTCGAGCGCGCTGATTTCGAACCCGTTCACGGTGACCGGCGCGGCGAGCCTGACCCGCGTCATGAACCGTGTTCGTGAAACCGTATGGGGTTACCCGGCATCGGTCACCATCTAGCCACGCCGAGCCCGGGCCGCGGCCCAGACGGCTCGCAGGGTGGTGACGGAAAAGGCAAAGGCCACCCCGATCCAGAGCAGCTGCAAGGGTACGATGCGCAGGCGACCGGCCCCCTGCATCGCTTGGTCCAGCCCTAGAGTTCGCTCGAGCGAACGACGAACATGCGTTCGAGGCTCATGTCGCGCATGCTGTAACCGATTCCGCCCAAGCCAAGACCCGAAGCGAGGTGTCCGCCAAAAGGCATGGAGTCCACGCGAAACGCGGTGTGGTCGTTGACCATAACCGACATGCCGCGCAGGCGCCGATGGGCGCGTAGCGCGACGCCGAGGTCCTGCGTGAATACGGCAGCCTGGAAGAAGGCGTCGGGGGCGTTGGCGCGTGCGATCGCCTCGTCCAGCTCCCCATACCCATAAACGGACACCACGGGCCCGAAGATCTCTTCCCGGGATACACGCGCGTCGTCGGGCGGATCGATCAGCAAGGTGGGAGCGTAGCAGGTTTCGGATAGCCGCTTGCCGCCGATGGCGGCTCTGGCGCCAGCGCGCACGGCCTCGTCGACCCAGGTGGCAACGCGATCCACCTCGGATGGCCGGATGAGCGGGCCGACATCCGTGTCCTTGGCCGTCGGATCACCTACCCGCAATGGCGAAATCGCGCCCACAAGCTGCTCGCACAGGCGCTCGCGTTTCGACTCCTGCACGTAGATGCGCTGCACGGAGACGCAGACCTGGCCTGCATGGTAGTAGCCCCCCTTCACCAGCAAAGGCACGGCATCGTCGAGCTTGGCCGTAGCGTCCACGATGACCGGTGCAACGCCGCCATGTTCGAGCGCGCAGGCCGCACCCGGCGCCAGCTTCGAGCGCAAGTACCAGCCCACCCGATGCGAGCCGATGAAGCTCAGGAACGCGGTGCGGCGATCGCCCACGAGCTTTTGCGTGACCTCGTTCTCGCACAGCACCATCCGGCACCACGCTTCGGGCAATCCGGCTTCGTAAAGCAGCTGCACGATCGAACGGCATGACAGCGGCGTGTCAGGGGCAGGCTTGATGATTACCGGCGCGCCCACGGCTAGCGCAGGTATCACCTGGTGCACAATCAGGTTGACCGGATGGTTGAAGGCGCTGATCGATAGCACGACGCCGCGCGGCTCGCGGTACGTGAACGCCATCCGTCCACTCGATGACGCCGTCAGCCCCATGGGGATTTCCGCGCCGCCAAGGTGGTGCAGCTCGTGGACCGCGGCCCGAATGCCCTGCTCGGCCCGCTCGACCTCGATGAGCGAATCCACGTACGGTTTGCCGCCTTCGCGCGCTGCCTGCAGCGTCAGCTGTTCGCGGCGTTGTGACACGAGCTCCGCCAGGCGGCTGAGAATCGCCACCCGTTCGTGCTTGGGCAGCCATTGGTCACGCTGCTCGTACAGCGCGTGGCTCTGCTCGAGCACGCTCATGCAGTGCGCCTCGTCGGCCTCGGGCAGCGTGCCGATGCTCGAGCGATCGTAGGGAGAAAGCACCTGCACGCTTCGCTTCTCGGTCATGTCCTTTGCTCCATCACTCGGGTCGGGCACCGCCGGAACATAACGTGTGCAGATCGCCAAGGACCGGGTGCCGCCGGCAAGGCGCGACGACCAGCAATATCCGGGATACTTCGAAGAGGTGCAACACAGCCGGCGGCGCTTGCGACCTGCGAAAAGGGCAAGTCATCCTTGGGCGGTGCGCTTCGCTCCATCGCCCAGGGTCAAGGTCTTCTTGCGCAGCTCCTGGTAGAAGACCCTCTCGTTTTCGCTGTAGTCGATCGGCACCTCGATCACGTGAACACCTGCCTTGGCAAAGCACAAGCCCAGCACCTTGACCAGCTCACCCGTGGTTTCGATCCGGTGCCCGTGCGCTCCGTAGCTCTTGGCGTAAGCCACGAAGTCGGGATTGCCGAAGTCCAGGCCCCACTCGGCAAAGCCCATGCCGCTTTGCTTCCATTTGATCATGCCGTAGCTGTCATCCTTCAGCACGATCGCCACGAGATCGAGCTTGCGCCGGACCGCAGTCTCGAGCTCCTGGGAGTTCATCATGAAGCCGCCGTCACCCGAGATGGCCACCACCCTCCTTTCGGGGTGCACCATCTTGGCCGCGATGGCGCAGGGCAGCCCGGCGCCCATGGTGGCCAGCGCGTTGTCGAGCAGGACGGTGTTGGGCTCGGTCGCGCGGTAGTTGCGGGCGAACCAGATCTTGTACATGCCGTTGTCGAGCGCCAGGATGCCGTTGTCGGGCATCGCGGAGCGGACATCCGCCACCACACGCTGGGGAATGTTGGGGAACGTGTTGCTGTCGGGCGCTGCGAACACGTGCTGGTCGATCTCGGCACGGATGCGCTCGAACAACGCCACGTCCCAGCGAGCGAGCGGCCTCACAAGCTCAGCAAGCGATCGTAGGTTGGCAGCCATGCAGCCGATGACCTCGTGCTGCGGAAAGTACACGTCGTCCATCTGTGCAGGGAAAAAGCCGAGATGGATCACCTTGGCCCCGTTTGCCCGCATGAAGAACGGGGGCTTTTCGCTCACGTCGTGTCCCACGTTGATGATGAGATCGGCGTGGTCGATCGCCCAGTGTACGTAGTCGTGCTCCGAAAGGGCCGCGGTGCCCAGACAGCGCGGATGGCGTTCGTCGACGACCCCCTTGCCCATCTGCGTCGTGAAGAAGTAGAGGCCGGTCCTGTCGACGAACTGGCGCACGGCGCCGTGCGTGCTGCTCCGATTGGCTCCCGATGCCACAAGCAGCAGGGGTCGCTTGGCCTGCTCGATCATCTTGGCTGCGGTCGCCAAGGCGAACTGGCTCGCCCCGGGCGGATCCCAGTTGCGCACCTCGAAGGGCACCCGGTCCGTCGGCTCCCTGGCCACGTCCTCGGGTAGCTCCAGGTGAACCGGCCCCGGCTTTTCGTTTTCGGCCAGCCTGAAGCTCTCGCGCACGAGGCTGGGTATATTGTTCGCGTCCACGATCTGGCGCGCCAGCTTGGTGATCGGACGCATGATCGAAACCGTGTCGAGAATCTGAAAGCGCCCTTGCTTGCTTTCGCCGATGGGCTTCTGACCGGTAACGAACAGCGCCGGCATGCCGCCGAGATGAGCGTACGCCGCAGGTGTGACGAGGTTGGTCGCGCCCGGCCCCAGCGTGGATAGACAGACGCCAGCCCGCCCGGTCAGACGCCCGTAGGTGGCCGCCATGAAGCCGGCTCCCTGTTCGTGGCGTGTGAGCACGAGCTTGATCGTCGAGGTGCGCAAGGACTCCAGTAGGTCGAGGTTCTCCTCACCGGGCACACCGAACAGGTATTCGACGCCTTCGTTTTCGAGCGCGCGCACGAACAGATCGCTTGCTTTCATGCCTTGCCTCGAGCTTCAGGGCCCCTTGTGTGCCGAACTTGTGGGCTGAGCAGTTCTCAGGTAACGCCGCATTTTCGCCACGCGTACCAGCGCAGGCAACCATACCAGATTGACGAGCACGTTGCTCGAGAGGGTAACGGCGGCCGTGACGCCAAGGGAAACCAGTCCCGGGTTGGCGGCGATCGCGAGGCTGCTGAAGGCCGCCACATCCGTGGTGGCGGAACCGAACACGGCGCGTCCGGTGGCGAAGGAGTCGCCCCTGTCGGCATCAGCGCCGAGCATTCCCCATGCGACGTACACGGCGCCGTCGATCCCGAGGCCGAACGCCAGAGGGAAAACCAGCAGGTTGTACATGCTGAGCTTGATGTCGAGCAAGACGAGCACGCCCAGCGCCATGCTCATGGAAACGCACAGCGGCAACATCACCAGCAG encodes:
- a CDS encoding acetolactate synthase large subunit encodes the protein MKASDLFVRALENEGVEYLFGVPGEENLDLLESLRTSTIKLVLTRHEQGAGFMAATYGRLTGRAGVCLSTLGPGATNLVTPAAYAHLGGMPALFVTGQKPIGESKQGRFQILDTVSIMRPITKLARQIVDANNIPSLVRESFRLAENEKPGPVHLELPEDVAREPTDRVPFEVRNWDPPGASQFALATAAKMIEQAKRPLLLVASGANRSSTHGAVRQFVDRTGLYFFTTQMGKGVVDERHPRCLGTAALSEHDYVHWAIDHADLIINVGHDVSEKPPFFMRANGAKVIHLGFFPAQMDDVYFPQHEVIGCMAANLRSLAELVRPLARWDVALFERIRAEIDQHVFAAPDSNTFPNIPQRVVADVRSAMPDNGILALDNGMYKIWFARNYRATEPNTVLLDNALATMGAGLPCAIAAKMVHPERRVVAISGDGGFMMNSQELETAVRRKLDLVAIVLKDDSYGMIKWKQSGMGFAEWGLDFGNPDFVAYAKSYGAHGHRIETTGELVKVLGLCFAKAGVHVIEVPIDYSENERVFYQELRKKTLTLGDGAKRTAQG
- a CDS encoding aldehyde dehydrogenase family protein; translation: MTEKRSVQVLSPYDRSSIGTLPEADEAHCMSVLEQSHALYEQRDQWLPKHERVAILSRLAELVSQRREQLTLQAAREGGKPYVDSLIEVERAEQGIRAAVHELHHLGGAEIPMGLTASSSGRMAFTYREPRGVVLSISAFNHPVNLIVHQVIPALAVGAPVIIKPAPDTPLSCRSIVQLLYEAGLPEAWCRMVLCENEVTQKLVGDRRTAFLSFIGSHRVGWYLRSKLAPGAACALEHGGVAPVIVDATAKLDDAVPLLVKGGYYHAGQVCVSVQRIYVQESKRERLCEQLVGAISPLRVGDPTAKDTDVGPLIRPSEVDRVATWVDEAVRAGARAAIGGKRLSETCYAPTLLIDPPDDARVSREEIFGPVVSVYGYGELDEAIARANAPDAFFQAAVFTQDLGVALRAHRRLRGMSVMVNDHTAFRVDSMPFGGHLASGLGLGGIGYSMRDMSLERMFVVRSSEL